In Wenyingzhuangia fucanilytica, the following are encoded in one genomic region:
- a CDS encoding M23 family metallopeptidase yields MAEKSGRIKKKWVKKYRLVVLTEESFEEKFSFKLTRLNVFVFGGLFSIFLISFTAGLIVYTPLKEYIPGFESPELKKNAINLNFQLDSLEQNMHALELYTESLKPALLGDKAIEMDVLPFVTKEGESVYQSGITNADSIHNKLEKLYKLLQEKNSTIEALRERYKGIEVVGENGLTNQEDEESATETLSDEELASLESSILDSVFREKVEREERFSIFGYEYNKTEQVFVAPIQGNITSEYNAVEHHFAIDIAAEKEAPVKTIADGTVVFAEWSIETGFVVVIVHQDNYVSVYKHNSRINVSQGALVKAGQAIANIGSTGEFSTGPHLHFELWKDGYPVDPTNFMKF; encoded by the coding sequence ATGGCAGAAAAAAGCGGACGTATTAAAAAGAAGTGGGTTAAAAAATACCGATTGGTAGTTTTAACTGAGGAATCTTTTGAAGAGAAATTCTCTTTTAAATTAACACGTTTAAATGTTTTTGTTTTTGGAGGATTGTTTAGCATTTTTTTAATCTCTTTTACAGCAGGTTTAATAGTTTATACTCCGTTAAAAGAATATATTCCTGGATTTGAATCGCCTGAATTAAAAAAGAATGCCATCAACCTAAACTTTCAATTAGATTCTTTGGAGCAAAACATGCATGCTTTAGAGTTGTATACAGAATCTTTAAAACCCGCTTTGTTGGGTGATAAAGCCATTGAAATGGATGTTTTACCATTTGTAACCAAAGAAGGAGAATCTGTTTATCAATCTGGAATCACTAATGCTGATTCAATTCACAATAAATTAGAAAAACTGTATAAATTATTACAGGAAAAAAACAGTACTATTGAGGCTTTAAGAGAAAGGTATAAAGGTATTGAGGTAGTTGGTGAAAATGGATTAACAAACCAAGAGGATGAAGAGTCTGCAACCGAAACTTTGTCTGATGAGGAGTTAGCCTCTTTAGAAAGCTCTATTTTAGATTCTGTTTTTAGAGAAAAAGTAGAACGAGAAGAACGTTTTAGTATTTTTGGATACGAGTATAATAAAACAGAGCAAGTTTTTGTTGCTCCAATTCAGGGGAATATTACGTCAGAATACAATGCAGTTGAGCATCATTTTGCCATTGATATTGCAGCAGAAAAAGAAGCGCCTGTAAAAACAATTGCTGATGGAACGGTGGTTTTTGCAGAGTGGTCTATAGAAACAGGATTTGTAGTTGTTATTGTACATCAAGATAATTACGTGTCGGTATATAAGCACAATAGTAGAATAAATGTATCTCAAGGAGCGTTAGTAAAAGCTGGTCAGGCAATTGCTAATATAGGCTCAACAGGAGAATTTAGCACAGGCCCACATCTTCATTTCGAATTGTGGAAAGATGGCTACCCAGTAGATCCAACAAATTTTATGAAATTTTAA